A genomic window from Natrinema sp. HArc-T2 includes:
- a CDS encoding winged helix-turn-helix transcriptional regulator, whose protein sequence is MDGDESDERKSNDGDTRAGGSPPNDIETGPGLNAGRTRKTASALRDRLEPDEREQVEHTVAQLLELFGKAHAMAILSAFAFADEPLRFSDLEERLEVPANTLSERLKELVAAGLLRRESYDEVPPRVEYEPTEKGRAVFPAFGHLHAWAIEYDLEPVED, encoded by the coding sequence ATGGACGGAGACGAAAGCGACGAGAGAAAATCAAACGACGGCGACACCCGTGCCGGTGGTTCGCCGCCGAACGACATCGAGACGGGTCCGGGACTGAACGCCGGGCGGACGCGGAAAACAGCGAGCGCGCTCCGCGATCGACTCGAGCCCGACGAGCGCGAGCAGGTCGAACACACCGTCGCGCAGTTGTTGGAGCTCTTCGGGAAAGCCCACGCGATGGCGATTCTCTCGGCGTTCGCGTTCGCCGACGAACCGCTTCGCTTCTCGGATCTCGAGGAGCGGCTCGAAGTGCCGGCGAACACGCTCTCGGAACGGCTCAAAGAGCTGGTTGCAGCCGGCCTGCTTCGACGTGAATCCTACGACGAGGTGCCGCCGCGAGTCGAGTACGAACCGACAGAGAAGGGCCGCGCGGTGTTCCCGGCGTTCGGACACCTCCACGCGTGGGCTATCGAATACGACCTCGAGCCGGTCGAAGACTGA